From the genome of Candidatus Promineifilum breve, one region includes:
- a CDS encoding SDR family oxidoreductase has protein sequence MSGVILVTGATGNVGREVLRELIARGAAARAAVYNLADAPQGAGGVAEAVRFDFRDPTTFPAAFAGADRLFLMRPPAISNVKRDMQPVIDYAARHGIGHIVFLSLIGVERNPIVPHAKIEKLLRQSGVAWTMLRCGFFMQNLDTTHWADLVEADDIFVPAGGGRTAFIDARDIGAVAARVLTEPGHAHKAYNLTGGEALSYGEVAAIMTEELGRPITYSDPSPLAFARRFRRRGYPGGMVNVMLGIYLTTRLGMAAGISPDVARLLGRPPITMRQYVRDYAATFQK, from the coding sequence ATGAGCGGGGTCATTCTGGTTACCGGGGCGACGGGCAACGTCGGGCGCGAGGTGTTGCGCGAGCTGATCGCGCGGGGGGCGGCGGCGCGGGCGGCCGTCTATAACCTGGCCGACGCGCCCCAGGGGGCGGGCGGCGTGGCCGAGGCGGTGCGCTTCGACTTCCGCGACCCCACCACCTTTCCCGCCGCCTTCGCCGGGGCCGACCGCCTGTTCCTGATGCGGCCGCCGGCCATCAGCAACGTCAAGCGCGACATGCAGCCGGTCATCGACTACGCCGCCCGCCACGGCATCGGCCATATCGTTTTTCTGTCCCTCATCGGCGTCGAGCGCAACCCCATCGTGCCCCACGCCAAAATCGAGAAGCTGCTCCGGCAGTCGGGCGTGGCCTGGACGATGCTGCGCTGCGGCTTCTTCATGCAAAATCTGGACACGACCCACTGGGCTGATCTGGTGGAGGCCGACGACATCTTTGTGCCCGCCGGGGGAGGGCGCACCGCCTTCATCGACGCCCGCGACATCGGGGCCGTGGCCGCCCGCGTGCTGACCGAGCCGGGCCACGCCCACAAAGCCTATAACCTGACCGGCGGCGAAGCGCTGAGCTATGGCGAGGTGGCGGCGATTATGACCGAGGAACTGGGGCGGCCGATCACCTATAGCGACCCGTCGCCGCTGGCCTTCGCCCGCCGCTTCCGCCGGCGCGGCTACCCCGGGGGCATGGTCAACGTGATGCTGGGCATCTATCTGACCACGCGGCTGGGGATGGCCGCCGGCATCAGCCCTGACGTGGCGCGGCTGCTCGGCCGCCCGCCCATTACCATGCGGCAATATGTGCGCGATTATGCGGCGACTTTTCAGAAGTGA
- a CDS encoding immune inhibitor A domain-containing protein → MHRKHFAVLLLALVLMLSLTSLAMGQGDDLLAEDRALRGGDGDNLPHPLGKQQSGQRQLALQQVLRTATPAGVVQLGPNEFVQLEREDEDSILTILGEFGNRVHPSYGGAQGPRKNTIPEPDRSVDNTTIWTEDFNRDYYLDLLFSEEPGAISMRNYYIEQSSNVYAVNGDVSDWGRVRYNTARYGNNACGSNVCSTVWYFVQDSVNEWYDNMIASGMSAEDINAYLASFDVWDRYDFNGNGNFDEPDGYIDHFQSVHAGEGEETGGGAFGTDAIWSHRWYAFYNLIGSAGPSFNMYGGLQIGDSDYWIGDYTIEPENGGVGVFAHEFAHDLGLPDLYDTAGGENSTGFWTLMSQGSYGNDGTTDIGSKPTHMGNWEKFQLGWLDYAVAFAGQRQRMILGPAATTTNRAQGAFIVLPDKQVDLDLGDPYAGENFYYSGSGDDLDNLMYREFDLPAGAMLTAQVRYQIELDWDYAYVIVSDDGGATWHHVETNLSTNDDPNGQNFGNGITGDSGGAWVELTADLSAYTGPTLVGFRYWTDGAVAEPGFMIDEIAITGSPVDGAESDMGWTFDPEGGFHVTTGSSTSFYFNAYVLEYRQYWGFDESLRDGPYNFGFLDNPDLQNWVEHFPYQDGLLINYWDGSQSDNNTSQHPGEGLVLPIDAHPATMYRADGVPWRPRVQSYDSPFGIWRTDAITLHRNSMPSVHRSLRPVRLFNDNMQYWNPETPTAGVMNPHTNTRVRIIGVSHTGAFMNIEIR, encoded by the coding sequence ATGCATCGCAAGCATTTTGCGGTTTTATTGCTGGCCCTCGTGTTGATGCTCAGCCTGACGTCCCTGGCCATGGGTCAGGGCGACGACTTGCTGGCCGAAGACCGTGCCCTGCGCGGCGGCGACGGCGACAACCTGCCCCACCCGTTGGGCAAGCAGCAGAGCGGGCAGCGCCAGTTGGCCCTGCAACAGGTATTGCGCACCGCCACCCCGGCGGGCGTTGTCCAGCTTGGCCCGAACGAGTTTGTTCAACTGGAGCGCGAGGACGAGGATTCGATCCTGACGATCCTGGGCGAGTTCGGCAATCGCGTCCATCCCAGCTACGGCGGCGCCCAAGGCCCGCGCAAGAACACGATTCCCGAACCGGATCGCAGCGTGGATAACACCACGATCTGGACCGAGGATTTCAACCGCGACTACTATCTCGACCTGCTGTTCTCCGAAGAACCGGGCGCCATCTCGATGCGCAATTACTACATCGAGCAGTCGTCGAACGTCTATGCCGTGAACGGCGACGTCTCCGACTGGGGGCGCGTGCGCTACAACACGGCGCGCTACGGCAACAATGCCTGCGGCAGCAACGTCTGCTCCACGGTGTGGTACTTCGTTCAGGATTCGGTGAACGAGTGGTACGACAACATGATCGCCAGCGGCATGTCGGCCGAAGACATCAACGCCTACCTGGCCTCCTTTGACGTGTGGGACCGCTACGACTTCAACGGCAACGGCAACTTCGACGAGCCGGACGGTTACATCGACCACTTCCAGTCGGTTCATGCCGGCGAGGGCGAGGAAACCGGCGGCGGCGCGTTCGGCACCGATGCTATCTGGAGCCATCGCTGGTACGCCTTCTATAACCTGATCGGTTCGGCCGGCCCGTCGTTCAACATGTACGGCGGCCTGCAGATCGGCGATTCCGACTACTGGATCGGCGACTACACCATCGAGCCGGAGAACGGCGGCGTGGGCGTGTTCGCCCATGAATTCGCCCACGACCTGGGCCTGCCCGACCTGTATGACACGGCCGGCGGCGAGAATTCGACCGGCTTCTGGACGCTGATGTCGCAGGGTTCCTACGGCAACGACGGCACGACCGACATCGGCAGCAAGCCGACCCACATGGGCAACTGGGAGAAGTTCCAGCTTGGTTGGCTCGACTACGCCGTGGCCTTCGCCGGTCAGCGCCAGCGCATGATCCTCGGCCCGGCCGCCACGACCACCAACCGCGCCCAAGGCGCCTTCATCGTGCTGCCCGACAAGCAGGTTGACCTCGACCTGGGCGACCCGTATGCCGGGGAGAACTTCTACTACAGCGGTTCGGGCGACGACCTCGATAACCTGATGTACCGCGAGTTCGATCTGCCGGCCGGGGCCATGCTGACGGCTCAGGTGCGCTACCAGATCGAACTGGATTGGGATTACGCCTACGTGATCGTCTCCGATGACGGCGGCGCGACCTGGCACCACGTCGAGACCAATCTGTCGACCAACGACGACCCCAACGGCCAGAACTTCGGCAACGGCATCACCGGCGATTCCGGTGGCGCGTGGGTCGAGCTGACCGCCGACCTGTCGGCCTACACCGGCCCGACGCTGGTGGGCTTCCGCTACTGGACCGACGGCGCGGTGGCCGAGCCGGGCTTCATGATCGACGAGATCGCCATCACCGGTTCGCCCGTCGATGGCGCCGAGAGCGACATGGGCTGGACGTTCGACCCCGAGGGCGGCTTCCACGTGACGACCGGCTCCTCGACGTCGTTCTACTTCAATGCCTACGTGCTGGAGTATCGCCAGTACTGGGGCTTTGACGAGTCGCTGCGCGACGGCCCGTACAACTTCGGCTTCCTGGATAACCCCGACCTGCAGAACTGGGTCGAGCACTTCCCCTATCAGGACGGCCTGTTGATCAACTACTGGGACGGTTCGCAGTCCGATAACAACACCAGCCAGCACCCCGGCGAGGGTCTGGTCCTGCCCATCGACGCCCACCCGGCGACGATGTACCGCGCCGACGGCGTGCCGTGGCGGCCGCGCGTGCAGTCCTATGACTCCCCGTTCGGCATCTGGCGGACGGATGCCATCACGCTGCACCGCAACAGCATGCCTTCGGTCCATCGCAGCCTGCGCCCGGTGCGCCTGTTCAACGACAACATGCAATACTGGAACCCGGAAACGCCGACCGCCGGCGTGATGAACCCGCACACCAACACGCGCGTGCGCATCATCGGCGTCAGCCATACCGGCGCGTTCATGAATATCGAAATCCGCTAA
- a CDS encoding TetR/AcrR family transcriptional regulator, with protein MTAKRDEIIATTCELLEVQGYHATGLNRILQESGAPKGSLYHYFPEGKEELAAEAIARSGAGIAGHIERALLESDDPAEAVTGFIRALAGHVAASGYRQGGPITAVALEAASTSERLRLACRDQYRGWQALFAAKLRPRYGPARADRLAALIIAAIEGGIILARSERSLQPLLAVAEEIEVLLGG; from the coding sequence ATGACTGCCAAACGGGACGAAATCATCGCCACCACGTGCGAACTGCTGGAGGTGCAGGGCTACCACGCCACCGGGCTGAACCGCATCCTGCAGGAGAGCGGCGCGCCTAAGGGGTCGCTCTACCACTACTTCCCCGAGGGCAAAGAGGAACTGGCGGCCGAGGCCATTGCCCGGTCGGGCGCGGGCATCGCCGGCCACATCGAGCGGGCGCTGCTGGAGAGCGACGACCCGGCCGAGGCGGTGACGGGCTTCATCCGCGCCCTGGCCGGCCACGTGGCGGCGTCGGGCTACCGGCAGGGCGGGCCGATCACCGCCGTGGCCCTGGAGGCGGCCTCCACCAGCGAGCGGCTGCGGCTGGCCTGTCGCGACCAGTATCGCGGCTGGCAGGCGCTATTTGCCGCCAAACTGCGGCCCCGCTATGGCCCGGCGCGGGCCGACCGGCTGGCGGCGCTGATCATCGCCGCCATCGAGGGCGGCATCATCCTGGCCCGTAGCGAACGTAGTCTGCAACCGTTGTTGGCTGTGGCGGAGGAGATTGAGGTGTTGTTGGGGGGGTAG
- a CDS encoding DUF2283 domain-containing protein, with product MKVIFDPTTDTLTIIFSETVVTESDEDKPGVILDYDTEGNLVAIEILDASRRVEIPSRIEYQVTPITA from the coding sequence ATGAAAGTAATATTCGATCCTACCACCGACACGTTGACCATCATATTTTCTGAGACTGTCGTGACGGAGAGCGACGAGGATAAGCCGGGCGTGATTCTGGATTACGACACCGAGGGCAACCTGGTCGCCATCGAAATCCTCGATGCCTCACGACGCGTGGAAATCCCATCCCGAATCGAGTACCAGGTAACGCCAATTACAGCTTGA
- a CDS encoding glucosaminidase domain-containing protein has protein sequence MKKSLAFLLIVVTLLTACSESSRAAIGSWLRDSGGPAAAEGARVALTAAVEAAQTNVPRAQTAAAAAAATGGPIARTLVAEGAVAGGTLGAEILATGGPIAGTAVAGGFDALSTRAAQEPGYRCPAVVYDTNSDLNVVVDISGAQLDAAIAASVPGSPLIGLGGAFVDAGRAYGLSAYYLAAHAAWASAWGTSALATVKNNPFGYGATLACPYDCAVPFNSREEAINFIAPLVKADYLTPGGRFYTTPTLAGMEPIFSGDPAWAEGISSVMNLLRQNTPCP, from the coding sequence GTGAAGAAGTCACTCGCTTTCCTTCTTATCGTAGTTACGCTGCTAACTGCCTGTTCCGAAAGTTCCCGCGCCGCCATCGGCTCGTGGCTGCGCGACAGTGGCGGCCCGGCGGCGGCCGAGGGGGCGCGCGTGGCCCTGACGGCGGCGGTCGAGGCGGCCCAGACCAACGTGCCCCGCGCCCAGACGGCGGCGGCCGCGGCCGCGGCCACCGGCGGCCCCATCGCCCGCACGCTGGTGGCCGAGGGGGCTGTGGCCGGCGGCACGCTGGGCGCCGAAATATTGGCGACGGGCGGCCCCATCGCCGGGACGGCCGTGGCCGGCGGCTTCGACGCGCTGAGCACGCGCGCCGCCCAGGAGCCGGGCTATCGCTGCCCGGCGGTGGTCTATGACACCAACAGCGACCTTAACGTGGTGGTCGATATCAGCGGGGCGCAACTGGACGCGGCCATCGCCGCCAGCGTGCCCGGCAGCCCGCTCATCGGGTTGGGCGGGGCGTTCGTCGATGCCGGGCGCGCCTATGGCCTGAGCGCCTACTATCTGGCCGCCCATGCCGCCTGGGCTTCGGCCTGGGGTACGAGCGCCCTGGCGACGGTCAAGAACAACCCGTTCGGCTATGGGGCCACGCTGGCCTGCCCCTACGATTGCGCCGTGCCCTTCAATTCGCGCGAGGAGGCGATCAACTTCATCGCCCCGCTGGTGAAGGCCGACTATCTGACCCCCGGCGGCCGCTTCTACACCACGCCGACGCTGGCCGGCATGGAGCCGATCTTCTCCGGCGACCCGGCCTGGGCGGAGGGGATTAGTTCGGTGATGAATTTGTTGCGGCAGAACACACCGTGTCCGTAA
- a CDS encoding DUF6069 family protein, with protein sequence MSTIAKKVSNGVNRSKLPTAGLASVAAAVAANLLAFVIIRALVDLPAGFMPLSVMSITFFTILGTGLGALLFAWLAGRSAAPFRTYRTIAIVAFVVSIIPNVLAALNPAMFPFPGGTAAAFLVLILFHVVAAVVSVAVLFRLAR encoded by the coding sequence ATGTCAACTATAGCGAAGAAAGTCTCGAATGGAGTGAACCGCAGCAAGCTGCCCACGGCCGGGCTGGCGTCGGTGGCGGCGGCCGTGGCGGCCAATCTGCTGGCCTTCGTCATCATCCGCGCCCTGGTCGATTTGCCGGCCGGATTCATGCCGCTGTCGGTGATGTCGATCACCTTTTTCACCATTCTCGGCACGGGGTTGGGGGCGTTACTGTTTGCCTGGCTGGCCGGGCGGTCGGCCGCGCCTTTTCGGACGTATCGCACCATCGCCATCGTGGCTTTCGTCGTGTCGATCATCCCCAACGTGCTGGCGGCGCTGAACCCGGCCATGTTCCCGTTTCCCGGCGGCACGGCCGCGGCTTTCCTGGTGCTCATCCTGTTCCACGTGGTGGCGGCGGTGGTTAGTGTGGCGGTGTTGTTTCGTCTGGCGCGGTAG
- a CDS encoding SDR family oxidoreductase — translation MSKKQPTPQDIPPQTQRTQPGRETRMTPRPQFAAPDYRPADKLAGKVALITGGDSGIGRAVAVIFAREGADIAIVYLNEHDDAQETQRLVKAEGRRCILMDGDAGDATFCRQAVARTVRELGGLNVLVNNAAEQHPQERFEDITAEQWEKTFRTNIHAYFYLTHAALPHLGQGDTIINTTSVTAYRGSPHLVDYSATKGAIVTFTRSLGIQLAQRGTGIRVNGVAPGPIWTPLIPSTFTAGKVDEFGADTPMARPGQPEEVAPAYVFLASTDSSYITGQVIHPNGGEIVNA, via the coding sequence ATGAGCAAGAAACAACCGACCCCCCAGGACATCCCCCCGCAGACCCAACGGACGCAGCCCGGCCGCGAGACGCGCATGACGCCTCGGCCGCAGTTCGCAGCGCCCGACTATCGCCCGGCCGACAAGCTGGCCGGCAAAGTGGCCCTCATCACCGGCGGCGATAGCGGCATCGGCCGGGCCGTGGCCGTGATCTTCGCCCGCGAGGGGGCCGATATTGCCATCGTCTATCTGAACGAGCACGACGACGCCCAGGAGACGCAACGGCTGGTGAAGGCCGAGGGGCGGCGCTGCATCCTGATGGACGGCGACGCCGGCGACGCGACCTTTTGCCGCCAGGCCGTGGCCCGCACCGTGCGCGAATTGGGCGGCCTGAACGTGCTGGTGAACAACGCCGCCGAGCAGCACCCCCAGGAGCGCTTCGAGGACATCACCGCCGAGCAGTGGGAGAAGACGTTTCGCACCAACATCCACGCCTACTTCTACCTGACCCACGCCGCGCTGCCGCATCTGGGGCAGGGAGACACGATCATCAACACCACCTCGGTGACGGCCTACCGGGGCAGCCCCCATCTGGTCGATTATTCGGCCACCAAGGGGGCCATCGTCACCTTCACCCGCTCGTTGGGCATCCAACTGGCCCAGCGCGGCACAGGCATCCGCGTCAACGGCGTGGCCCCCGGCCCCATCTGGACGCCGCTCATCCCCAGCACGTTCACGGCCGGCAAGGTGGACGAGTTCGGGGCCGACACGCCCATGGCCCGCCCCGGCCAGCCGGAAGAAGTGGCCCCGGCCTACGTCTTTCTGGCCTCGACCGATTCGTCCTATATCACCGGGCAGGTGATTCATCCGAATGGGGGGGAGATTGTGAATGCGTAG